A stretch of the Salminus brasiliensis chromosome 23, fSalBra1.hap2, whole genome shotgun sequence genome encodes the following:
- the LOC140545844 gene encoding cytochrome b-c1 complex subunit 6, mitochondrial-like isoform X2, with the protein MVFEREMVTFGNPEGEEDDAPAEEEEEEEEEEEEEEEEEEEEDLVDPLETIREKCAKTEHCVHARQRLEACEARVSSRPDTTEDCTEELFDFLHARDHCVSHKVFGSLK; encoded by the exons ATGGTTTTTGAGAGGGAAATGGTCACTTTCGGAAATCCTGAGGGTGAG GAGGATGATGCTCCAgctgaggaagaagaagaagaagaagaagaagaggaggaggaggaggaggaggaagaagaagaagacctgGTG GACCCGTTAGAAACCATTCGAGAGAAGTGTGCAAAGACCGAGCACTGTGTGCATGCAAGGCAAAGGCTAGAGGCATGTGAAGCTCGGGTCAGCTCGAGGCCAGACACGACTGAAGACTGCACAGAGGAGCTCTTCGACTTTCTGCATGCGAGAGACCACTGC GTCTCACACAAGGTCTTCGGTTCATTAAAGTGA
- the LOC140545844 gene encoding uncharacterized protein isoform X1, producing the protein MVFEREMVTFGNPEGEEDDAPAEEEEEEEEEEEEEEEEEEEEDLVDPLETIREKCAKTEHCVHARQRLEACEARVSSRPDTTEDCTEELFDFLHARDHCVSKPSEIHPHVPHIRAFMHPILNP; encoded by the exons ATGGTTTTTGAGAGGGAAATGGTCACTTTCGGAAATCCTGAGGGTGAG GAGGATGATGCTCCAgctgaggaagaagaagaagaagaagaagaagaggaggaggaggaggaggaggaagaagaagaagacctgGTG GACCCGTTAGAAACCATTCGAGAGAAGTGTGCAAAGACCGAGCACTGTGTGCATGCAAGGCAAAGGCTAGAGGCATGTGAAGCTCGGGTCAGCTCGAGGCCAGACACGACTGAAGACTGCACAGAGGAGCTCTTCGACTTTCTGCATGCGAGAGACCACTGCGTGAGTAAACCCAGCGAGATTCACCCACATGTTCCACACATAAGAGCTTTTAtgcatcccattctaaacccatag
- the nsun4 gene encoding 5-methylcytosine rRNA methyltransferase NSUN4, with translation MAVDISPRFLFKRIKHSVCFFIQRRNHVKTKWAGTRAKRPATDLALQHFDATYSLQLGDLWPSVRIGMLSEKKYGALVNNFASTSDVISGFHSKGCRDFISAALTEKPAVEPELHDHSAAPVSSNIQCFVFPRGDISRFKSARPDSNGLLNYYLLDAASVLPVLALDVQPGHSVLDLCAGPGGKTLALLQTQVVRFLWANDLSGPRTVRLHRTLQSYLPRELLMEGTVHVTSLDGRQWRNKEDTGFDKVLVDVPCTTDRHSLMEEENNIFKRSRTKERQMLPLLQMELLLAGIHAARPGGDVLYSTCSLSQLQNECVVQQAVSLAQQEMGVRVEVQSLCSFVQLFSHTFHFAPQPAVGELVLPHLCANFGPIYMCKLRRMS, from the exons ATGGCAGTGGACATTAGCCCGAGGTTTTTGTTTAAGAGAATAAAACACTCCGTTTGTTTCTTCATCCAACGACGGAATCATGTTAAAACGAAATGG GCTGGCACCAGAGCCAAAAGGCCTGCCACTGACCTCGCTCTGCAGCACTTTGATGCGACATACAGCCTACAGTTAGGCGACCTGTGGCCGTCGGTTCGTATTGGAATGCTGTCTGAGAAAAAGTACGGCGCTCTAGTGAACAACTTTGCATCCACTTCTGACGTGATATCAGGCTTCCACTCCAAAGGCTGCAGAGACTTCATCAGCGCTGCGCTCACAGAGAAGCCTGCCGTTGAACCTGAGCTCCATGACCACAGTGCAGCTCCAGTCAGCTCCAATATCCAGTGCTTTGTTTTTCCGAGGGGAGACATTTCTCGGTTTAAATCTGCGAG acCAGACAGTAATGGACTATTGAACTATTACCTACTGGATGCAGCCTCTGTCCTGCCTGTCCTGGCCCTGGATGTCCAGCCAGGCCACTCTGTGCTGGACCTCTGCGCTGGGCCTGGAGGGAAGACCCTTGCCCTTCTGCAGACTCAAGTCGTCA GGTTTCTTTGGGCCAATGACCTGTCAGGGCCTCGAACAGTTCGGCTCCACCGGACCCTGCAGAGCTACCTCCCCCGggagctgctgatggagggCACGGTTCACGTCACTTCCTTAGATGGACGGCAGTGGAGAAATAAAGAGGATACCGGGTTCGACAAG GTGCTGGTGGACGTCCCCTGTACCACAGACAGGCATTCTctgatggaggaggagaacAACATATTCAAGAGATCCAGAACCAAGGAGAGACAAATGCTTCCCCTGCTGCAGATGGAGCTCCTTCT GGCAGGGATCCACGCCGCTCGCCCAGGTGGTGATGTTCTGTACTCTACCTGCTCGCTCTCTCAGCtccagaatgagtgtgtggtgCAGCAGGCTGTCAGCCTTGCTCAGCAAGAGATGGGCGTCAGAGTGGAAGTGCAGAGTCTCTGCAGCTTTGTCCAGCTCTTCTCACACACTTTCCACTTCGCCCCTCAGCCAGCAGTCGGGGAACTAGTTTTACCACACTTGTGTGCCAACTTTGGGCCAATTTATATGTGCAAATTGCGACGGATGAGTTAA